A region of the Primulina eburnea isolate SZY01 chromosome 7, ASM2296580v1, whole genome shotgun sequence genome:
aagaaaattaaaataatgtcataaattttaattattatttagttaTAATATCATACCACTTCATGTCAAACAAACACATTTACGTACTACACCTTCGATCCccacataaataataatatcaataacacatacacatgtatatatttttgttATGTAGCTCACCAATCATACTCATTTCTACGTCCACCATTAATGTGACACTCGCCTATTtgatatgatgaaacatatcaaAATTGTGTATCCAATAGACGAGTGTCAACCTCAGTGATGGACACAGAAGTATGTCATGCTGATGGAGAACATAACAAAACTATCATCACATATCAAAATTGTATATCCAATAGGCGAGCGTCAACCTCAGTAATGGACACAgaagtatgtatatatataattttgatttgaTGTCTACCAACTGTCTACAGATGGATGtacaattttgatatgtttAATCACGATCAATATTTTAGTGTCACATCAACAGCAAACACAATTGCTgaaaaacatattaaaattgtaTATCTGTTAGATGAGTGTCATCCATGATGTGAGTGTTAATAGCGATTCTATCATATGATGTGCATGTGTCATAGTCAACCATGTAATAAACACTAACTTTTTTCCTCCTTATTTCTGGTATACTTTCTCcccgaaaattaaataatgaaaCATATTGAAGTATTTTTGTCAtcgttttaaaatttaaaatgccCTTTAATTAGTCTTGAATTCTAACATATTATGTATATTGGGTAACTCGGTTATCTAGTTTTGTCCAACTAAACCCAGGAGAAAATGATTTTTCTCAAGGTAAATCCAGATACGATCGTAACATATACATACTTGAATCGATCtaacttttaataattttatttatcatCGAGATTGTTTGAACTTATAACCCTAGTGTTATCCTTCTAATGTTTTATCACTACAtctgtgatacccttgtcccacatcgaaaaaatcaaaaatttaaaatgagtttataatgacttacaatggacttctatagcaacttgggttaatcattttcgtaaagcgggGACGAATAccagtagttgctataggggcccattgtgcagtcacgcaggcactagtccgggctcggggcgtgacaacaTCAAGTCGGGTGAATATTGTATTTACAATATAATTAGACAAAGTTGATTGTCTAAAAAATTTATTAGACCGAGCATttgctattttatttaaaagttgcgAATTTCGATCGTACAAAATTGTATGAATTAGGGGGACAAAGTAGCaaaaggttgtaaattaagtgGCAAATTCGGTAAACTCTATAGAGTAACATGTGATGAGTGCATGGTAATTTACATAttctaatatattatttttatttttatttttatttttatttttatttttatttttaaaggcatttaaatataaatatttgaaGGAGAGAGGTTGCGTTTCCCATCAGATTATATTCTTCTTCTTTCTTGTTCTCAACAGCGAACTTAACATGGAAGATGGCCTTTGCATCACTGTAgtgggttttcttccatttatcTTTCTCTTAGCGGTTCTTTCTATTTTCCATTGGAGGTATCTTATTTCTTGAAAGGAATAAAAAtggtttgatatatatataaatatattttatatatatatatatatatatatatatatataaagaattgATTTTTGTTTGGGTACTGAATGGAGTTTTCTTCTGCAGATTCTTGATTTGAGTTCTTCTTTTTGTTCAGTCTTTTCGCTCTTTCTCGTTTCAAATAATTTATATTGGTGATATTCGATACTTGATCTCTCTTTTAATAACGAAAATAAGGAGAGAATAGCTgactttttttctcttttttttttcaagcacGATTTCTCCGGTTCTCTTCATCTAAAAGACTCCAACCTTCGAGGAACTGGGCAGTAATTAGTGCAAGCGCTTGTTGACCTTAGCTTGTGTGATGATATTTTATGCATCTTCTGAAGTGCGTGAttcttttgtacatgattttgGTCTTCTTGTTTTGATTGAATGTTCTTGTTAAGTACCATATTAAACTATCCACTGCCTCATAATCCATACAAGGACAAGTTGCCTATTGATTCCCTTTCAGGTAGAAGGGCAATAAAGATTTTTGGTCTTCTCCTTGTGGCTTTCGATCCTCATATTTAAGTGACCTTTTGTTCTGGGAAGTGATATTTAGTTACCCCGTCGAGATATTTTGAGTAGCCTTAAGGACatacaagatataaaatgtttaCTAGTGAAGTATGATTTTCGATTTGAACGAATGTTGTGCGAAAAATGTTTTGATACAAGGAATTTTATGCTTTTTGAAATGGGATTTCAGGATTGGATTCAGGAGATCATTGGTTGATTTGTAGTATTAGATCTGAATAAAGGGCTCAGCGCTAACCAGTTCAAGAATTCATTTAATCCGATCAGATTAGATTCCTCTCACCTCAGCATAATTTCATGAGATTACCAAATGAAGCTGACATTCTTCAATAGTTTAGATTAACTAATTAAGCAATTAATGTGATACAATATTCTTTTCCGGGGAGTCGGTTCTAGCCAATCAACGTGTCACACATTTTACTTGCATGCCTGACTGCATCATCAAAGCTTTTGCAATTCTTGTGAAAATGAATCGATTAAGAAAAGGTGCACTCTTTGAGCATGGATAAGGTGTTTGTTTCCAAACTTGAGCTGCTTATTCTGTTCTTTTTCTATCTTATAATTGTAAATGTAGTTAAGTTAAACTATGTCTCTTATTTCTCATCGATTCAGCAATTAAATTAAGGTAGTTCCTGATGAGTTTAAATGGACACACAgtcaaaataaaatgaattcTACATCGACACATTTTGTTCCCTCGAGACGGATGGACATATATGAGCCTATCCATCAAATGACTATGTGGGGAGATTTCAAAGAGAACAACTGTGAAGACATATCTCCACCAGTGATTCTAGAGATAGAAGGCAAGCTGGACAATCAGGTTCTGTTCAGTCTTGTGAAATGTCATTACTGTATATCGATCGACTAGTTCCTCAGGTTGTGCCACGCATATGTTAACTTGCTTCATATCTGTATTTCTAGTCAGAGGAGACTTCACACGGAACCGTTGGACCTTCCAGTAAATATGATCAAGAAGTGAGTAGACGACCTGATAAGGTAAATTTGGGTAGACATTCTgttattttctttgtttttgCTGGTTTTGTTTCAACAAGACATCAAACATTCTTGTTGCATGGGTCATTTACAGAGTATTTTGTACTCTTTCACCTGATTTAGTTTCCCGCCCACTTGTAGACTGTGTTGTATCATTTTCTAAACTATAGCTTCTCTTGTGAGTTGTATCATTAAATTTGTTATGTCGATGTTATATTTCTTCATTATTGGCCACAAAACTGAGGAAATTATCATTTCAGGCACTGAGACGCCTAGCTCAAAACCGTGAGGCTGCTCGTAAAAGTCGACTTCGTAAAAAGGTATTAGGATGTCATTGCAGTGTTGCACTTTGTCAAAAAGTATATGTCGAAATTCGACTTCGTAGAAAGGTATCAGGCTGAtacaaaatttattttgtaGGCTTATGTCCAGCAGTTAGAAAGTAGTAAATTAAAACTTATTCAATTAGAGCAAGAGCTCGGCCGAGCCAGACATCAGgtaaagattaaaaaaaaaaaacagtactGTTATTTACACAATCGTCTATGTTGCTGAAAGTTCGAGCCAAACAACACATAAAGGAGTTAATTTTGCTGCAGGGTTTGTATGCAGGTGGTGGTTTAGATACCAGCCAGCTAGGCTACTCCGAAACCATAAACCCAGGTTTGTGATAATAACATGCACTGAAGTGTGCCAAATCTCAATTATTTTCTTAACCAGATGTGTTGATTTCCCTTCTTTGAACATTAAGGTATTACTGCATTTGAGATGGAGTATGGACACTGGGTGGAAGAACAAATCATACAAATCTCCGATATAAGAAATGCTTTACAATCAAATGTTGGAGATATGGAACTGTCGATCCTCGTCGAGCGTGTCTTAAAGCATTATGCTGATCTCTTTGCAATGAAAGCAACAGCTGCTAGGATTGATGTGTTCTATCTCATGTCTGGAATGTGGAAAACATCAGCTGAACGATTCTTCTTGTGGATTGGGGGCTTTCGGCCTTCGGAACTCTTAAAGGTGATGATAACATGCCTTCGAATTGTTAGAATAATTTCCCTATTTTAACACCTCGAGTCTTTGCTTTCAAGAAAGCACACAAGTATACGGATTGAGAACTTGTTACTATAACAAGAGTGGCAGTAGAAGTGCATTTTGAATCTTATGTACTGTATAAGACCTATAATTGTTCACTTGCAATGACAGGAATCAAATACACGGTCTTGACTCCAATACTATTTCTGAGAATAAAAATTTGTCAATGTATCAAGAGTTAAACCTATTTATAACGATGTAACTCAAATACTTCACAGCGTACCGCGGTCCAAATGTTGAGTTTTGATTCATTGTGGCATATAGATGTTTACAACACATGACATCAAAGGCAATTGCTGCTACGTAACAGTATATTTGTCTGTGTTCTTGGCTCTACAAATTGAATAGTGATTGTAAACTTGTGTTTCTCAAAACTTGTGTTTCTCATCAGGTTCTATTGCCACATCTAGAGCCCATGTCTGAACAACAACATTTTGAAGTTTGTAATCTTAGACAAAATTGTCAGCAAGCAGAAGATGCACTTTCTCAGGGAATGGAAAAACTCCGTTACATTGTAGTCGAAGCAGTTGGCGCTGGTCGACTAGGTGAGGGGAACTACCTCCCACAGATTACTGCTGCCATAGAGAAGTTGGAAGCTCTGGTAAGGTTTGTTGGTCAGGTAATATCTTGTACTTTCTCGTGTTTACAATTATACGTAGACAAAAATAGGCTTGCATGCTTAGAATTTTTTCAAACATATGGGGCATGTTTGGTTTCGTTTTACACACCAACACCCCCTTTCCTTCTCcataataaaaccacaaatTCCTAAAACTGAAAAACCCCCCAAATGAAAATCCAAGCCTTGAACCCACACCTCAAGCTTTTGTGGTTTTTAGTATACACAAGTTAAGTGCAAAAGTAACTTAACCTGTAGAATTTAAATTCattgaaatataaattaatttcaaactttatttgatttttgttcaattgaagaaaaataatcaaaatactTTGTTATATAATTATGAGATAATTaaacttaattaatttagtgttTTGATGATCTCGAGAATCACATTACTAtttttagacaaaaacttgtgtgagacggtctcacgggtcgtattttgtgagacgaatctcttatttgggatatcaataaaaaatattactttttatgctaagaaaattactttttatgctaagaatattacttttgattgtgaatatcggtaaggttgacccgtttcacaaataaatattttgagaccgtctcactcctatttttattaaaatttccaCCACATTTGGGATATCTATTATTActtcttttttaaaattataactgAATATATTATATTCTTACAATTTTTAAATACCAAAAACACGATTGAAAATTCAGATTTATATTACTAACtccatatattttatattatatattttttgtaataaaataatatattatttacaaACGATAATCAAACACACTCCAATTtcttcaatatatatattttccaaAAAATATGATAAACACCAATTATAATGAAAAAATCGAGTTCGAATTCGGGTTAATTCGATAATGAGTTCGTTCCGAATGGAGACCCGTCGCCTAACCTTAGAGATTACGTTGCTACTCTGCCCTGTAAGAAATGCAAACTACTGTCGACATATACTGTTTTCATTGTTCTTTTGATCCTGAAAACAGGCAGATCATCTCAGACAAGAAACTCTGCAGCAGATTTCTCGTATTCTGGAGCCTCCCCAAGCTGCTAGAGGCCTTCTCGCGTTGGGGGAGTATTTGCAGCATCTTCGAGCTTTAAGTTCTCTTTGGTCTTCACGCCCCTGCGAACCAAACTAGTCACACACTTTTTAAGCTTCCAGTTTAGCTGATTCCTGATGTAGTATTATAATATATTGGAGAATTTCTTCCTTTTTGAGCGGCTTCCTATGATCGATGTCCTGTGCTGTGAATATGATTAAGTAGCCTGTCAAGAGGAATTGTACAAATActttattattttctttatttctgTTTTGCTTCCATTTCTCCCATTTTGTGCTTGTAATTGTTTTGGGAAGCTTCTTTATGAATACTTCTGAAGTCTACAAGACTTGATCACCAGATATGTTTCACACTTTGTATTGAGGGTCTCTGATTAATATGTAAAATGAAAATCTTGTGCCAGCATTCCTTGTGAATGGTTTGATGTAAGTAGACGCGCCGAGCGACGGTACATGACCCATCGTAAGATTCGAGTTTCTCTATTCTGTAGTGACGAGAAATTGTCCATGAGCATGGTTTAAACATGCCAATGCTGAAGCAAATATTTTACTGTGGAAAACCATTGTCGAAGACATGCGTATGCACTATCCATGCAGTGAACATTAGAAGTCGACTTATTTACGCACACATTTTTTTACAACTTTCAGCAAATGGGAAAAGATAAATCTGAGATCTGCAGGGAGTTCGACACAATTTTCTTACTCAAAACGTGCAAATTTATTATCTGGAAGGGATTCGTTCGTCATCCGCGTTCAGTGACAAATTTGTCACAACTTTGACATGGCATAGTCCATTGCGTCAACCAGGAAATCTGCACAAACAGAAACGTTTGACAACTTGAAAAATCAATAGTGGGATCTCATGAAATCAAGTTACTGCAATAAATGCTCGATCTCAAGCACTAATGTTAGGTCATAAACTCGAGAGTAGAACGTGAAATTAACATAATAATCCATCACGTGGAAGAGTTTTTCAAACTTATTAACCGTCCCGCAATTTCTCATAGAACCAAAATGATATTGTAACAATTATATAGGGTACCTGCGTCATCTTTGGTAAAACACATGGGAGGCTTTATTCTGAAAACATTCCCGTGAAGTCCACCTTTACCAACCAAGACACCAAGTTctgcaataaaaaaaatcaacctCAAGAATATGTTATAGCAAAACacgaaattaaaatatataactaGAGTTCACGTGTTCCTCGTTAGGGGATTGCTTTCAGATGCTTTACAAACCTCGAAGACTCTCGAACAATACTGCAGTTTCTGCCTTGGCTGGAATCTTCTGCTTCCTGTCAGTCACTAGTTCTATCCCAACCATTAAGCCTCTGCCTCTCACATCACCTATTACTGGCAAATAAAAGAGTTCCAGCCAACTTTTATTATATATTGCCAGCAAAAAGAATATAGTCAAATAGAGAAAATTCATAGCAATATCCTGTAAATTCTCGGTATACTCAAATGAACTAATCAACCAAGTCAATTTTTTCTTTCCTCGTTCTTCAGAAAACCACCTAAATTGATAGATAAAGGCATGAAATGATGCACTTTTATGAATTTCCAAGAGATAAGTTCTTTGGCATAGAAATTCAGTGCAAAAGATTTGCATATACAAAGATATGAGAGTAATCTGGAGAGTCTTACTAGTGGATATGTTGTGCATTTAAATTTCGTTTTAAACAgtagaaatttttgaaatttgaaggAACGTgacaattaataaaaaaaaacacgaAGAGAGAATTACTGTCATGTTTTTGCTGAAGATCCCTCAAACGGTGAATTATATGTGAACCAACTTCAGCACAATGAATTTGACGTTTCTCCTTATCAAGAACTCTGATCACTGCAAGTCCACCAGCTGAACATACAGGATTGCCTCCAAAGGTGTTGAATTGAATTTTCTGAGCCAAAACTCTAGCTATTTCAGGAGTTGTTACAACAGCACCTAGCGGCAACCCATTGCCAATGCCCTGACcattgtaatttcacagaattaGTCAAATGAGTCGGGAAGAATGTCAAAGATGGCTACAAAGAAGATTGCTTCATGCTGAACAAAAAGAAACTGTAGATAGAATCGCCACCAACACCTTAGCCATGGTAACTATATCCGGAATGACTCCTTGGGTTTCAAAGCCCCAATAGTGGCTTCCTGTACGACCAAAGCCCGTTTGCACTTCATCAGCGATGCAAACACCACCAGCTTTACGAATAATGTCGTAAACTAATTTTAAGTATCCAGGGGCTAATTCAACAGCTCCCCCTACCCCCTGTTGTAAACAAAGATTTAAAAGAGCATAATCAAGAGCTATGCACTCAACACAAATACTCGGCCAAACACCGTTTCACAAGATGGAAACAGAAGTGTGCCATAGACCTGAATCGTCTCAGCAATAAATCCAGCAACTTTTCCAGAAGTACCATGATCAATATGGTCTTGTACATCTTCAGCATAACACCTGGCATCAGACCCAAACACTCCACGATATGGGTTTGGATTTAGAACATGGTGGATTTCTCCCTGCAAAGTTGATTGAAAAAAACACAGAGACCCACACCTTGTGAAAGCTTCAActtatataaaaatgttaaaaacaaataaatcatatatatgtgtgtgtatttaatttttaaggCATGTAGAGCCAAAACTGAGTTAATCTTAAAATGACCTGAGGAATTGGGTACTTCCATGTGTTAAGAGCTGTCAGTCCAATAGTGTTAGAGCTTCCACCATGATATGCATTTCTTAAGGCAATCATGCCAAGGTGGCCACTGTATAGTCTAGCCATCAACATAGCAAGTTCATTAGCTTCAGTCCCCGAATTAACGAAGTACACTACCTGCCATTTCAAGAAGAACTTAATCATGAGCACTAGTCAAAGATCAGAATTCATAAAATATTGCAATGGATTGGTATACCTGTAACGAAGTAACGAAAGTATAATAACACCAAAAAAATTTGAGAGTAGCACAACAGCTATTAGAAAGGCGTTCCATCATCTAATGAATCTCAAAGATTAATCATTACCTTTCTGGATGAATCGGAATAGACAAAGGGGACATTTCTTTGTTGGGTTAAGAAGGAAAACatgaagtaaacattttacAAATAAGTTACAACACATTTATTTTCCAGTAACACTTTCAATCATTCTTTAAACCTCATCACATCCAACAACATTTCAAAATTCTCTTAAAACATAaacgtaaaataattaagaag
Encoded here:
- the LOC140837008 gene encoding transcription factor TGA4 isoform X1 is translated as MEDGLCITVVGFLPFIFLLAVLSIFHWSQNKMNSTSTHFVPSRRMDIYEPIHQMTMWGDFKENNCEDISPPVILEIEGKLDNQSEETSHGTVGPSSKYDQEVSRRPDKALRRLAQNREAARKSRLRKKAYVQQLESSKLKLIQLEQELGRARHQGLYAGGGLDTSQLGYSETINPGITAFEMEYGHWVEEQIIQISDIRNALQSNVGDMELSILVERVLKHYADLFAMKATAARIDVFYLMSGMWKTSAERFFLWIGGFRPSELLKVLLPHLEPMSEQQHFEVCNLRQNCQQAEDALSQGMEKLRYIVVEAVGAGRLGEGNYLPQITAAIEKLEALVRFVGQADHLRQETLQQISRILEPPQAARGLLALGEYLQHLRALSSLWSSRPCEPN
- the LOC140837008 gene encoding transcription factor TGA4 isoform X2, with product MEDGLCITVVGFLPFIFLLAVLSIFHWSQNKMNSTSTHFVPSRRMDIYEPIHQMTMWGDFKENNCEDISPPVILEIEGKLDNQSEETSHGTVGPSSKYDQEVSRRPDKALRRLAQNREAARKSRLRKKAYVQQLESSKLKLIQLEQELGRARHQGLYAGGGLDTSQLGYSETINPGITAFEMEYGHWVEEQIIQISDIRNALQSNVGDMELSILVERVLKHYADLFAMKATAARIDVFYLMSGMWKTSAERFFLWIGGFRPSELLKVLLPHLEPMSEQQHFEVCNLRQNCQQAEDALSQGMEKLRYIVVEAVGAGRLGEGNYLPQITAAIEKLEALADHLRQETLQQISRILEPPQAARGLLALGEYLQHLRALSSLWSSRPCEPN
- the LOC140837008 gene encoding transcription factor TGA4 isoform X3, translated to MAFASLYQNKMNSTSTHFVPSRRMDIYEPIHQMTMWGDFKENNCEDISPPVILEIEGKLDNQSEETSHGTVGPSSKYDQEVSRRPDKALRRLAQNREAARKSRLRKKAYVQQLESSKLKLIQLEQELGRARHQGLYAGGGLDTSQLGYSETINPGITAFEMEYGHWVEEQIIQISDIRNALQSNVGDMELSILVERVLKHYADLFAMKATAARIDVFYLMSGMWKTSAERFFLWIGGFRPSELLKVLLPHLEPMSEQQHFEVCNLRQNCQQAEDALSQGMEKLRYIVVEAVGAGRLGEGNYLPQITAAIEKLEALVRFVGQADHLRQETLQQISRILEPPQAARGLLALGEYLQHLRALSSLWSSRPCEPN
- the LOC140837008 gene encoding transcription factor TGA4 isoform X4 yields the protein MHLLNQNKMNSTSTHFVPSRRMDIYEPIHQMTMWGDFKENNCEDISPPVILEIEGKLDNQSEETSHGTVGPSSKYDQEVSRRPDKALRRLAQNREAARKSRLRKKAYVQQLESSKLKLIQLEQELGRARHQGLYAGGGLDTSQLGYSETINPGITAFEMEYGHWVEEQIIQISDIRNALQSNVGDMELSILVERVLKHYADLFAMKATAARIDVFYLMSGMWKTSAERFFLWIGGFRPSELLKVLLPHLEPMSEQQHFEVCNLRQNCQQAEDALSQGMEKLRYIVVEAVGAGRLGEGNYLPQITAAIEKLEALVRFVGQADHLRQETLQQISRILEPPQAARGLLALGEYLQHLRALSSLWSSRPCEPN
- the LOC140837008 gene encoding transcription factor TGA4 isoform X5 translates to MNSTSTHFVPSRRMDIYEPIHQMTMWGDFKENNCEDISPPVILEIEGKLDNQSEETSHGTVGPSSKYDQEVSRRPDKALRRLAQNREAARKSRLRKKAYVQQLESSKLKLIQLEQELGRARHQGLYAGGGLDTSQLGYSETINPGITAFEMEYGHWVEEQIIQISDIRNALQSNVGDMELSILVERVLKHYADLFAMKATAARIDVFYLMSGMWKTSAERFFLWIGGFRPSELLKVLLPHLEPMSEQQHFEVCNLRQNCQQAEDALSQGMEKLRYIVVEAVGAGRLGEGNYLPQITAAIEKLEALVRFVGQADHLRQETLQQISRILEPPQAARGLLALGEYLQHLRALSSLWSSRPCEPN
- the LOC140837007 gene encoding alanine--glyoxylate aminotransferase 2 homolog 1, mitochondrial, with the translated sequence MGWERKLSRGSLVRPFLKNHWRGLCSGNVGLHRGVLDSAPPVLPAFDYDPKPYKGPLAEEVLEKRRKYLGPSLFYYYQKPLNIVEGKMQYLFDENGRRYLDAFAGIVTVSCGHCHPDVLNAIMEQSKLLQHATTIYLHHAISDFAEGLASKMPGNLKVVYFVNSGTEANELAMLMARLYSGHLGMIALRNAYHGGSSNTIGLTALNTWKYPIPQGEIHHVLNPNPYRGVFGSDARCYAEDVQDHIDHGTSGKVAGFIAETIQGVGGAVELAPGYLKLVYDIIRKAGGVCIADEVQTGFGRTGSHYWGFETQGVIPDIVTMAKGIGNGLPLGAVVTTPEIARVLAQKIQFNTFGGNPVCSAGGLAVIRVLDKEKRQIHCAEVGSHIIHRLRDLQQKHDIIGDVRGRGLMVGIELVTDRKQKIPAKAETAVLFESLRELGVLVGKGGLHGNVFRIKPPMCFTKDDADFLVDAMDYAMSKL